From Primulina tabacum isolate GXHZ01 chromosome 2, ASM2559414v2, whole genome shotgun sequence, one genomic window encodes:
- the LOC142524922 gene encoding protein SOSEKI 3-like, whose product MEGRTSRQRQVSPERAILWSEKSPKYRYNHQHPQQKAKVPVVYYLCRNSQLEHPHFIEVPLTSPDGLYLRDVIERLNWLRGRGIASMYSWSCKRSYKNGFVWHDLCADDLILPARGNEYVLKGSEFFEESNSGRFSPAGAVILENQKALPEPPSVRSQEESSSSSSLNERATKNSQDDEISPPLQRPCSFALSPESSTGKNSPWNGSLSLTEYKIYANDGLADASTQTEENASRTSRVRGTCTRGVSTDDGALDTEPNDTHQRQIVPTKGPEEICRDVVLPPPSTSSASSSGRVNSSGRVNSSGRVNTLEALIRADAMKINSFSILEEEEFQMASNVRHRASNIIMQLISCGSFAMKDHSFGFIPTYKPSFSHSKFSSPLFSTSSMLGDLDCLAENPRVKNTKLEDKGYFSGSFVEMSMYKEGIPTQQRSLSDKADRSIQQIDLVDYKEEGSSIRLKCIPRSIKASLTTKPKSESMRSPLSDVSRISSDATEISRSITSGTSDDGSKRSTEPLMGQKQSMKPESCRNGEENVIKIEESLLLELGL is encoded by the exons ATGGAGGGTAGAACGAGTAGACAAAGGCAGGTGAGCCCAGAAAGAGCTATTCTATGGAGTGAAAAATCCCCCAAATACCGCTACAACCATCAGCATCCACAGCAGAAGGCCAAGGTTCCGGTAGTTTACTACCTATGCAGGAATTCACAGCTCGAGCATCCGCATTTTATCGAAGTTCCACTTACCTCCCCTGATGGTCTTTACTTGCGAG ATGTGATCGAAAGGCTTAATTGGTTGAGAGGCAGAGGCATTGCCTCAATGTATTCTTGGTCTTGCAAGAG GAGTTATAAGAATGGTTTTGTGTGGCATGATCTTTGTGCTGATGATCTAATCCTTCCTGCTCGTGGGAATGAATATGTTCTGAAGGGCTCAGAGTTCTTTGAAGAATCCAATTCTG GCCGCTTTAGTCCTGCTGGAGCTGTCATATTAGAGAATCAGAAAGCATTACCAGAACCACCTTCTGTCAGAAGTCAGGAGGAATCGTCTTCTTCATCTAGCTTGAATGAGAGAGCTACAAAGAATTCTCAAGATGATGAAATATCTCCTCCACTTCAACGTCCTTGCTCGTTTGCCTTGTCTCCAGAGTCTAGCACCGGGAAAAACTCGCCTTGGAATGGTTCTTTGAGCCTAACAGAGTACAAGATTTACGCAAATGATGGTCTTGCCGATGCTTCAACCCAAACAGAGGAGAATGCCAGCAGAACTAGTCGAGTTCGAGGTACTTGTACAAGAGGTGTTTCAACTGATGATGGGGCGTTAGATACTGAACCCAACGATACTCATCAAAGACAGATAGTTCCTACAAAAGGACCTGAGGAAATTTGCAGAGATGTTGTTTTGCCACCTCCTTCCACATCCAGTGCATCATCAAGTGGTAGGGTAAATTCTAGCGGTAGAGTAAACTCAAGTGGTAGGGTAAATACCTTAGAGGCTCTCATTAGAGCTGATGCTATGAAGATCAACAGCTTTAGCATTCTTGAAGAGGAGGAATTTCAAATGGCATCCAATGTGAGACACAGGGCTTCAAATATAATAATGCAATTAATTTCTTGCGGTTCATTTGCAATGAAAGATCATAGCTTTGGTTTCATTCCAACTTACAAGCCAAGTTTTTCACATTCCAAATTTTCCTCCCCGTTGTTCTCAACTTCATCAATGTTGGGAGATCTTGATTGCCTTGCAGAGAATCCTCGTGTAAAGAACACGAAATTGGAAGATAAAGGATACTTTAGTGGCAGCTTTGTTGAAATGAGTATGTACAAGGAGGGAATACCCACTCAACAACGATCTTTATCAGACAAAGCTGACAG AAGTATTCAACAAATTGATCTTGTTGATTACAAGGAAGAAGGAAGTTCCATTCGATTAAAGTGCATTCCAAGATCCATAAAGGCTTCTTTAACTACCAAGCCAAAAAGTGAATCTATGAGATCTCCTCTTTCCGATGTATCTAGAATCTCATCTGATGCAACAGAAATTTCAAGAAGTATTACATCTGGAACATCCGACGACGGGAGCAAGAGAAGCACCGAGCCTCTCATGGGACAAAAACAATCAATGAAACCAGAATCCTGCAGAAATGGAGAGGAAAATGTGATCAAAATCGAAGAAA GCTTGCTTCTGGAGCTCGGGTTATAA
- the LOC142524932 gene encoding putative aquaporin TIP1-1 encodes MPQSSEYFNAPLRRVAVGNRNEFSQPGVVKAALAEFISTLIFVFAGTGSGLAYNKLTGSGPASPSGLVAAAIAHGFALFVAVAVAANISGGHVNPAVTFGLFVGGNISLIRGVLYIIAQLLGSIIAVLLLTVSTGTWAIPAFGVTGVSVWSAFVFEIVMTFGLVYTVYATAADPKKGEIGIIAPIAIGLIVAANILAGGPFTGAAMNPAVAFGPALVSFTWSYHWIYWAGPLIGGGLAGIVYEVFFISHSHEQVPGDDY; translated from the exons ATGCCGCAGTCCAGCGAGTACTTCAACGCTCCCCTCCGCCGCGTCGCCGTCGGGAACCGTAACGAGTTCAGCCAGCCCGGCGTCGTAAAGGCGGCGTTGGCTGAGTTCATCAGCACCCTAATCTTCGTTTTCGCTGGAACTGGCTCTGGCTTGGCTTATAACAAGCTTACCGGATCCGGACCAGCCTCTCCGTCCGGGCTTGTCGCGGCGGCGATTGCTCATGGTTTCGCACTGTTCGTGGCGGTTGCTGTTGCTGCTAATATCTCCGGCGGTCACGTCAACCCTGCGGTCACTTTCGGATTGTTTGTTGGTGGGAATATCAGTCTTATTCGTGGTGTTCTGTATATTATCGCTCAGTTGCTTGGCTCCATCATCGCCGTCTTACTCCTCACCGTGTCGACTGGTACCTGG GCAATCCCTGCATTCGGCGTCACCGGAGTATCAGTATGGAGTGCGTTCGTTTTCGAAATTGTGATGACTTTCGGGCTTGTGTACACTGTGTACGCCACCGCTGCTGACCCAAAGAAAGGTGAAATCGGAATCATAGCACCCATTGCAATTGGTTTAATCGTTGCAGCCAACATCCTGGCCGGCGGACCTTTCACCGGTGCCGCAATGAACCCCGCTGTGGCGTTCGGCCCTGCTTTGGTGAGCTTCACATGGTCTTACCACTGGATTTACTGGGCCGGACCACTGATCGGCGGCGGGCTCGCCGGAATTGTGTATGAGGTCTTCTTCATCAGCCATTCTCACGAGCAAGTGCCCGGCGATGATTACTGA
- the LOC142524939 gene encoding pentatricopeptide repeat-containing protein At5g39350 has translation MNGAHTLMIAMRRRFSTTSAAQCESLLYRCGTATKSLPATQKLHANCIASGLLSSHNAGHFMSLLISAYGLCGHVSYACTLFDKLPERTFVSYKAMIRMYTENGCPRSALELFVEMHQSGCLFDEYVFPFVVRACGDLVLLEFGVMIQGLIVRSGLLFSTFVGNSLLAMYMNCGDVEGASRVFNAMAEKTVVSWNTMISGNFRNDNATEALIVFSRMVESVVVVDSATVLSVLPACGYLKDLKVGREVHSLIKDKVFAKRIPVQNALVDMYAKCGRMDEARGVFDKLAEKDVVSWTTMIHGYILNGEVKGALDMFRLMQFEGAKPNEMTLASLLAMCTGFLDMKLGKCLHGWAIRQHSECDVNVETALIDLYAKCGSVKHSFRVFSRTSRKRTVPWNAILSGCIHNELARDAIELFKKMLLEAVKLNDATWKSLLPAYAIEADLQQALNIHGYLFTSGFIKKPDIVTGLVDIYSKCGNLQYAHKVFDSVSTRNRDIVLWSVIIAGYGKHGHGEVAVSLFNQMVRFGIKPNEVTFTSVLHACGHAGMVDDGLNLFKFMQKNHQESLRSDHYTCMVDLLGRANRLLEAYELIMTMPFRPNHAIWGALLGACVIHENVELGEVAANWLFELEPKNTGNYVLMGNIYSAVGRFDDAEKVRSRMDNIGLIKAPAQSVIEVRNL, from the coding sequence ATGAATGGTGCACACACTCTGATGATAGCAATGAGACGCCGATTTTCGACCACCTCCGCAGCACAATGCGAGTCGCTGCTATACCGTTGTGGCACTGCCACCAAATCCTTGCCTGCCACCCAGAAACTGCACGCGAACTGCATCGCCTCCGGCCTCCTCTCATCTCACAATGCGGGGCACTTCATGTCGTTACTCATATCTGCATATGGTCTCTGTGGGCACGTGTCGTACGCATGCACACTGTTCGATAAATTGCCAGAAAGGACGTTCGTTTCTTACAAAGCAATGATTAGAATGTACACAGAAAATGGCTGCCCTCGAAGTGCACTAGAGTTGTTCGTGGAAATGCATCAGTCAGGCTGTTTATTTGACGAGTATGTTTTCCCATTCGTGGTCCGAGCTTGTGGAGATCTTGTGTTGCTTGAATTTGGCGTTATGATTCAGGGGTTGATTGTTAGAAGCGGGCTGCTTTTTAGCACTTTCGTGGGGAATTCTTTGCTTGCAATGTATATGAATTGCGGCGACGTGGAGGGGGCAAGTAGAGTATTTAATGCAATGGCGGAGAAAACAGTTGTGTCTTGGAATACAATGATTAGTGGGAACTTTCGGAATGACAACGCCACTGAGGCTTTGATTGTTTTTAGTAGAATGGTGGAAAGCGTGGTGGTGGTTGATTCTGCCACGGTTCTCTCGGTTTTACCAGCTTGTGGGTATCTGAAGGATTTGAAGGTGGGAAGAGAGGTTCATTCTTTgatcaaagacaaggttttcgCTAAAAGAATTCCTGTTCAGAATGCTTTGGTTGATATGTATGCAAAATGTGGAAGAATGGATGAAGCTCGTGGGGTTTTTGATAAGTTGGCGGAGAAGGATGTAGTGAGTTGGACTACTATGATTCATGGATACATTTTGAATGGTGAAGTTAAAGGTGCCTTGGATATGTTTAGATTGATGCAGTTTGAAGGTGCAAAGCCTAATGAAATGACATTGGCTTCACTTCTTGCAATGTGTACAGGTTTTCTTGATATGAAGCTAGGAAAATGTTTGCATGGATGGGCGATTAGGCAACACAGTGAATGCGATGTTAATGTTGAAACGGCTTTGATTGATCTCTATGCCAAATGCGGTTCGGTTAAACATAGCTTTCGAGTGTTTTCCAGGACTTCTAGGAAGAGAACCGTGCCTTGGAATGCAATACTTTCTGGATGCATCCATAACGAGCTGGCAAGAGATGCCATAGAACTTTTCAAGAAGATGTTACTAGAAGCGGTGAAACTGAATGATGCAACTTGGAAGAGCCTCCTTCCTGCATATGCCATTGAAGCAGATTTACAGCAAGCATTGAATATACACGGTTACCTGTTTACATCGGGGTTTATCAAGAAACCTGATATTGTAACTGGCTTGGTTGATATATACTCAAAATGTGGAAACCTACAATATGCCCACAAGGTTTTTGATAGTGTATCTACAAGAAATCGGGACATTGTTTTGTGGAGTGTGATAATTGCTGGTTATGGAAAGCATGGGCACGGTGAGGTTGCTGTTTCTTTATTCAACCAGATGGTCCGATTTGGTATTAAGCCTAACGAGGTCACGTTTACTTCAGTATTGCATGCTTGTGGGCACGCGGGAATGGTGGATGATGGCTTAAATTTGTTCAAATTCATGCAAAAGAATCACCAAGAAAGTTTACGGAGTGATCACTATACTTGCATGGTTGATCTTTTGGGTCGCGCCAATCGACTTTTGGAGGCTTATGAATTGATCATGACGATGCCATTTAGACCGAATCATGCCATTTGGGGTGCCTTGCTTGGTGCTTGTGTGATACATGAAAATGTTGAACTGGGAGAGGTGGCTGCAAACTGGTTGTTTGAGTTGGAGCCAAAGAACACCGGAAACTATGTGTTAATGGGGAATATTTACTCTGCTGTTGGGAGGTTCGATGATGCTGAGAAAGTGAGATCTAGGATGGATAATATAGGGTTAATCAAAGCTCCTGCTCAGAGTGTGATTGAAGTTAGGAACTTGTGA